CTAAACCcttagaggctgtgcaataagtaTGAGCCCTTGGGGTGgggtaaaattagggggggggggattcTTTTGGCCAGaaaaggagggggggggtggGTGCAAGCCAAGCAGGGGGAGTAAGCATACATTTACGAGGCACCTTTTAGATAAAACACTCTTAAAAGCCTTCGGGAAAACAATACATAAACGTTTAAATATGCACCGAGAGgctgggggcaagcgattttagcAGGCTTAGAaggaaattttggaatttttctcCCCATGGGCATATAATTATCACACAGCCCcttaaattttgataatttaagACCACCTGCTGAATTATAACCATGGTGGTATTCTAATCACACACATCTTCTGGTTTTGATGAGAATAATCCAAATTGATTGGGCTAAAAAAATGTTATGTCTTTGAGACATAATTTTTTTAGCCTCGTTTCTAATCTAAACTGTCATTTCTTAAGAGCTATATACACTACTAATATTCAACATAGAATATTCATTCAACATGTACTTGTtgttattcaatttatttcaattattattttttagcTGTCTGTTTACAGAAATTTGATGTCAAATGTCTTGACGTGAAaatatatgtgacccgctctgatgAAACCCGTCATAAGTCACACTCGGCCATTTCGAGATACGgcgagtcaaagttgggaaaggggtgaaaaatcttgcagatttcgtttttcagttttttgttttttttgattgatttaaaatatgtttactttaacttaccattgaaaacaaaatattttttacatctaAAGCACTCAAATttagcattttctgagccaaacccTAGTCCTttacatgtcattttacaactttaaagctATTTTgcttgcatttgccttttctttatgtgtcaCTTCCCCCTTCCTGTTGAAAGACCGTAGAATGAGGTCCATATGTCCCAGAAACACAATTTGGGGATCAAATAAAAGCTGAAGGCCTGtattaaatgatgacatcaaacactaaattttcaaaatgagtgacttatgtctggttttgtgttttgttttaatcCATAGTCTAATAATCACATATTATTGATTTTTCGTCATCAGACATTTGTTTTAGAACATGACTGGAATGGTAATCGATaaaataacaaagacatgttgCAATGCATTGAATATTCTACatcaaataaacacaatacagcTAGTGCAAattatcgtcgggtgcatcagaGCTCTGccaattcaacaaattacagacctcaatttttcctaagtaattagttataaaatgttaaatttgaactATCTTTGATTTTTACAAAGTACATACAGTGGAAattcattataacgaagttgtcatgGGACATGCAGAGAAATTAGGtctatatccaaatttcgttatatcagggttgtaaaaacaataaataacaaaggaatcttgtatcttggttctggaaaaatacttctttataatagggttttaattgttttactgtatttcacatactgatctatcttgAAAAAACATgcattaatttaaaaccactttcattaaaatccatagtctaattaaattatacatGTAGAAAGGTAAGGTTAAtaacgaagattttcaattgcgattttcccgaaatgcgtgtttttcgagatagaccagtatgttaTGCGTCCGATGATATATACCTTGTGTTTCCAAATgtacaatatgtgatgcgatcaagcaaaatcagttgtttgtcgaacaaaatcaaaattcacttttccATTTCATTACATATGCCTTTTCAGAGCTATATTTCACCGTAATTGAAGATCCTAGTTCTAAAAAGGGGTCAAGTCACATTGAGTGCATTTATAGATAAATGGCAAAGGTATAGCAATGCAAGGAGGTGGTTTTGTCCTTGCAGTTTCAATGCTCTACCACATTATTTCACTGTGGAACTTGTAGAGAGGATGTAGATAAACCTTGTAGCAGAAACTGAAACTAGCTCCGTTTTCATGATTTTATGAAAATTTTTAGCTAGCATCTTCAATTGGAATCATGGCTCAAATATATGGCAATTGTGAACATATTTGGAACTTTTTGGAAAACAATTGTAATTTTTAAGCTCCATAGCCTATAACTTGGCtctaatttcagttcatcaagcccttaTTTTGTCctaaaatcagttcttagttcccaaagttcagcACTCAGcgctgcacacccctaccaaaatttatgtTGAGTGCACTCCCGGGACTGGTTCCCATTATCTGTGTTCCGAACCTAGATCAAAATGAtcaaacacaaagtcaatggattGCCAAttacaggtgtgcaaaccaagcatGATCAAGTAAACTAAGATATGACCACAGAGCATCACTGATGTACCAACTTAAAATGGAGTTCTTTGGGCATATGACATATTCACTATGACGGCAAATAGAATGTAGAAATTATCAAATGTCTATAGCCCAGCCATTGCTGATAAAGCCTTCTTGTACGAAAGCCTTGATTTGTATATGACATGCAAACCAGATAACAGTATCTTTCAAGCTATTCATAAACACAATATCATACTCGTTTAGGCACACCTTTATGCTGTTCAAACAATACCTCATTGTCTATTGTCTTTTGTTCTGATGAACTAATCACACCTGCTGGCAGTTCTTGTATAGTTTCTCCCTCTGTAACTTTCTGTGAATGTCTCTCAGTAGGTGGTCCCCTTGAGGCTGGTGGTCCTGacatgaaatattttctttggcaTTGCTGTGTCAGAAAATGGGCTGCTAGGTAGCTTGTCATAACCCCAAAACCTGCAAAAAAGAagtggatatattttgatattgtAGCTAGGCCCCTATCTCCATGTACACCAATCATCCATAGTCCCTAATTTGTTTGATCATCGATAccagaaataataaataatttttggTGAAACATTTGGGTTTATAACGCATAAAAGCATAAAATAATGTTAAGACACATCACCCGACCCCAAGTATCCACTACCTCCTCTCAACATCtagaccaggccttctcaactggcggcgtgcgtgccacttgtggcgcttggagtcagtcgaagtggcgcacagtaatcttaatattttttttcacataaatctagAACAAAAATGGGGTGAAAATACTCAATCTGGGCCTAAAATCCAGGAGCTTCCGGAGgcactgccccctggacccccaatAAAGCTTCACCACTGCACCGTACCCGCTATGAGCTCGCTCTAACTCACAAAGTCCTCAGGCGCCCTTAACATTTTGGCACTTTATGATGACAGAAATTTTCCAGTTGgcgcttcaaataaactagttgagaaggcctgatctAGACCAATCTCCAcccccaatcaatcaatcaatcaatcactgacatttatagagcgtcaaaaaccaaaaaaagaaTTTGCACTAAGGCGCTATAATCTAGGCACAAAAAGCAATGAATAAACAAAGATTATACAATGAAGGTGAATACCCCACCCTCATTCCATTTAATAGCAACATGAACCGACTTTACACAGTGTGCAAAATATATATACCGGTATTCAAGAATCCACAATTGACTTACCAGCCATCACAACAAAGTTGTATTTTTTGCTGTACTTTGGATAGATTTTTGGTAGAAAATGAGAAATGACATAGCCAGCACCTCCTCCTGAAAAGCCAAAGTAGTATTGAAGAATAAGCACACACTTGATCAAATAAAACGTTTGTTATACAGAGTCAtttaattaaaggcccattcagtgatcccatcgaaagtgtaaaaaattgaaattttgtatttgcctaaatttattacactttatcaatGGCACAGAATTACCAAGAATATACTATTGCacaagttacatcaaaaattaaacaatatcataaaaggaacaatttttttttgaaatgtttagtgAATGGCTGGAGTGAACAGGTGCATTAATGCATACTgccccaccaaatccaaaaagATGGGAAAGGGAAAAATAGAGGGAAAAAATGTGTAGGGTGAGTCATTAAAATTGGCaagaggtatttttgaaatgcgaaaattggcaaaaataaaagcaacaaaaacagcagttttgacaaaattgaagccccattcaaatacaagtagctaatttctctacttaagagaaattacagattcatgtaaaatgtattttgtcTATAATTAAAACCACTAGGGGCTggtttctcaaagcatggctagtggttgGCCTTCTTAAGCCACCAGGCTTAAGCCCaaataccagtgcttacaatttcacatcgtatTTGTACATcatctagaaagataaatcaataaatggttccacattggtagggctaacctgctggcttaggaagcctggccACTAGCCAAGCGTCAAGAAATCAGacctagcaggctatgttagcacatctatatgacactaacaaatttgcccaaatctgaattttgatgatttttacaatcctgcagatgagcaaatcactgaatgcacCTGTAGGTAATTACCTCAATCCTTTCACCAATTAAACTTCATATTAAATTGCACAGTGCATACTCGTTTGCACTCAGTACTCCGTTTTCTTCCACTAAATTGTGTGCCACACAATGAGGAGGTAAGAGgcattaataatacattttgtaggTTCATCTTTTGAAGCTAAAATACATACCTGTGATGAAACTCAATGTTGAAAATGTAAACGCTTGAGACTGACACTTCATATACGCCTTTAGATCAAGATCCTGAAGTAAAATGAGTATACACACTTTAATTCTATGCTTGTATTATATTTGATTTCATCTCAGTAGTTATAAATTACGGTATCCTTAATTATTGTTGATTTTACATGAGTTcggcaaagtttaaaaaaaatcttaaaatgcaGGCTGGGTAAGTTACAGCATTTTTAGAGGGTTTTGTATTCTGATGAagataaatttaaatttaatttgcaGGACTTATTTTCGCCAATTTATCAATTCCTGATTTCCTGTACATGTCTATTTTTCGCTGAGGCAAATTATTACACTGATCTAACTGTTTATTGTCTAGGGTTAAAGTTCCCTATCCCATGCATGCAGGCAAATGTGGCAGGGCTTCAGCTCTGGTGTACATGTATCTCCTGCAAATATTATGATAAGGAAATGTTAATTTTATACATGTTCACAATATGTTTCAAGTAATCATTCCACTGTGTTTCTGTTTATTGCCATCAATTTGGCAAAAAGTCTGGTAAAATAGGCAggttttttaaattaattcacattgatttaaatcaatttaaatcccatgatttttttttccaaaaaaaatcaatgatcaactttttaatattttacaatttttgataaatgttgTTTAATTTCTTTGATGAAtttactgttttacttcattcctattAAATGTTTCTACAACTTTGGGATACAATCAAAACACCTCTATGATATCActaatatctattgcaaaaaatccatcttcaagtgcagaattcaacaggtttttttccaataatgattttaccaaatttttttcagATGTAAAACATGTATAGATTTTtgatacctgataggattgtgcatatacagggtgtcccagaatgatttataccgtgtttgaagaaaatatcaaaaatatatagtcaacagtgtatctaatcttaataagtgcaatacaatgacacacatgtctcctacttattctgcgactttcatggaaatagcttgattagttttggcgtgacattgctattactgaaaatggatgataactgcattctgcatgtgtgtaatttacagtgcaaaggcatcataacacatggatcctttatcagcCCAGCCACACTGTACAATATATtgaagaaatcctacattcttttataggaaatacaccaaatttggcacagatgaagagcttacaatgctaaataattattGATATGGGagtaagtgaaacatttcaatgacatcagatatttaggtcgAAAAACATActatttatgtgatttttaccaccatttttacccaaaaatgtcattagtACAGAGGatatataacttcctcaaggatcctccgcagtaaaatttaattcttagtttcgtagctgtgggtttgcccatatactgtggacataaatgcatgtggtgacactaaggacgaaccttctctatccatctctgccggcatttcaaatgatgaaactcacacactgcaataattgtcttcaaaactaccgccaaagaaagaatattaggttaaggtcactcaagcgaggcaaatcctttattccatacaaagattgcttcgtaacatcataaataaatgaTAGATattgactatttagtagaagtaagaacaggacacagcaaatatactgcataacattttccaaataactttgtgctgaacggttagaaATTTTactgattttcaaaataggttgctttgtcaaactTGGAATTCACTATTTTTatgcaatcctctctaacttctactagaaacgtccaatttttaaaatctaaaaaatctgaaaaagctaaatatatgtagaacttaaaatgcaaaacaatatgaccaatagaaatgcagttcatatttaaaaaaatccatatctttcccggtataaatcattctgggacaccctgtagcaatccactggtctcttttgacttgaTCATGGGGTATAATACTTCCAGCAACCTGGACAATAGACCTGTCAAAGAAAATCTGGCTGGATAAAAGTATACTTACTGGGTACTGAGAGTCATCAACATTTCTCAAGCCTATCTGTACCATTTTGGACCCTTTAGAATGCTTTATGACACTATTTTCTGTTAAATTGTGTCCGTTGAACAGCCAACTGAGATGTTATTTCAAACCTGTAAatatgcacaaagtagaaaaatacTGGTACATTAAATTCGATATATGTGATATCAGAAAAGATGAATATCACAAAAAATATGTTTATCCTCCATCAATGCAACTAGCTATGTAAATTATCTgccaaaacacaaaacaacatgtCCACTAGCCTGTCATCAATAACAACATAGCCACATCAGGATAAAATGGTGATTACaatggaaactcgttaatacaagctctgtttaaaatacaaaaaacctgATAAAACAAGCCtgattttcaggtccctggcactgaatccctatgtaatatatgtgatggataagataaaatcctgataagacaaactaaattttgtggccccacaaatttcgtattattactattaaagagtttccactgtaatTATGAACAAAATTTTGTTTGAGAACCTCTTTGTTTTACTTTTAATACAGTACTATACATGTAGGGCTGTGCAATGAGCCCTGGAAGAAGCCACATGTTTGCCCGTCATTTTAGATGCCAAGGAGTTTGCTCCTGGAACAGGCAAATTAATGCCTATTGACAAGTTTGACGGGTGAAAATCACACTCAAAACCATTTTCAGCTTTCCTCTAGCCATTTCCATTGTTACTCTGGGTATTTTCAGTGTGGCTATTGTCTAgggattattttttatttatggcCCAATACATTTCAGTATGATTAGGACCATTTCAGTGGAATTAAGGAATGGCCTCTCATTTTGAGAATGTTGCGGTCTATTTCAGTGtgattgtagtccttgcccctataaatatacataccgtatcttacttgtcaccaatgcgctataatttttgagaaaaatacaaaaataggcacaaaattgggcaggggtgtaataccccccttaagtgcaattttaaaaacattcttGATGCGATTgcctgttgtgatcggctgtggCAGTGTTTAACCatacttccattgctttacacggtgccATGCTTCATCGGAATTTGCTTCATCGATTTTTAatagatttttatatcaataggtctctaatttaatataaataatgtGCCACCATGTAGGTGAGTATGAATTCAATGTCATGTGCCCAGATAATACTAGGCATAGCATCTAGTcctgctggtttcatactttctgccgcttgccacttgtctgcaagcggagcggtaCACCGCTGAGCAGCAGCACGGGTGGCATGACTCGTACAGCCTCTGATCTATACAACTGAGGCTAgcctaacttcagtaaaaaaacgcgatcgccgatatcgatgtgatgtgggacttgcattcacttggtcggacatccgggaattttgtccccttcgtcccctttgcacaagcgccgcatagcaaccagctcgagaaaggggaactgcacatgcgcacactggtttatatttcttgccaaaatttgaccatttctagtaAGGCAGTGACTCAAGCCCGGATATTCGGGTACCCGCCCGTTTTTCCCTACCCGGATACAAATTTCATTTACGGATAACCCTTATGGAAGAAAGCTGATATGAGCAACATCAAGTCAGAAATCAACACCTTTGGCAGTCACTTTGTCGCTTCCAATTCAACTGACACAGATGTCAACGACCTCTGGGAGCAGATAACAACCTTCCTCCTCAACATCTTGGACTCGATGGTCCCTTCCAAACTGTCTTCTAGTACAAGATTCAATCAACCATGGATCAATCGCCACATCAAGGCCTTATCCAGGAGGAAGAAGAAAGCTTATACAAGAGCCACCAGATAAAAGGATCCAAAAGACTGGACCCGATATAAGGACCTCAAGAAACTCCTGCAAAGAGACTGCAAATCAGCCTACCACAACTACATCAGTGACATGCTGTGTGGAGAAGGAGATAGCAACCCTAAAAGGTTCTGGTCCTACATCAAGAGCAAACGATGCGAGAATTCCGGTGTTGCGCCACTGATGAAACACGGTGTCCTGCAAAGTGACAGCACAACTACATGTAAGTCAAACATGCTGAACGATCAGTTTGCTTCTGTCTTCACCAATGAGGATGCATCTGATTTACCAGATCTTGGCATCAGCCCACACCCACCAGTACCATCTTTCTCCATCGACACTGAAGGTGTTAGGAAACTCCTTGCCAACATCAAACCCCACACAGCCAGTGGTCCTGATAACCTGCCTGCCTATCTTCTTAAAGAAGCAGCGGATGAGCTTGCACCAATTCTGTGCCTTCTCTTCAACGCCACCGTCCATCAAGGAAAGATCCCTCTTGCATAGAAATGTGCTGACGTGACTCCTATCTTTAAGAAGGGTGACAAACACAAACCTGAAAACTATCGCCCAATATCGCTCACATCAATTGTCTGCAAAACAGCTGAGCATATCATCCACAGCCAGATCATGCAACACCTCGATGCACACAACCTGCTAACTGAATGCCAATTTGGATTCAGGAAGAAGCGTTCCTGCGATTCACAGTTCCTGATAACAATTGACGACCTGGCCAGAGGACTTCGAGACAAGCAGCAGATCGATGCAGTTCTCCTTGACCTTGATTTCTCGAAGGCCTTCGATCGTGTACCTCATGAACGTCTTCTTTTGAAGCTCCATCACTACGGGGTCCGAGGCCAGCTACTCTCTTGGATACTGAGACTTCTTATCAGGGCGTGCCCAGAGTGTGATTCTTGAGGGGAAAAGAGCAGCGTCGCCAGCGTAACTTCAGGGGTGCCCCAAGGCACTGTTCTGGGACCCCTGTTGTTCTTGGTCTTCATTAACGACCTTCCCGAGTGTGTTTCGTCAAGTATACGACTCTTTGCTGATGATGCCCTCCTGTATAAACCAATCCAATCCCAAGATGACATCACTGCTCTCAACCAAGACCTCACCAACCTTCAAGAGTGGGAGAAGAAGTGGTTAATGCAATTCAACGCTGACAAATCACGAAGTTCTCAGAATCTCCAACAAGCGAAGTAACATCTTGGGTGCAACCCGTACTCAATCCATGGGACTGCACTCCGAACTGTTGATGAGGCAAAGTATCTGGGTGTCACTATCCACCGTAACCTCAGCTGGAAGCCGCATGTTCAGAACATCTGCAACAAAAGCAACAGCACCCTCGGCTTTCTCCGCCGCAATCTGAGGAAATGTTCCCCAAAGATCAAGGAACTGGCCTACAAGACATATGTTCGTCCCACACTGGAATATTCATCTACGGTGtgggcagtgttcgaaatatgcctcaaaaagttacaggccagacaggcttgaccttaaaaagttaccggccagccgggccggcaactagatgccagtcagaaaagttaccggccaggccaaaaagttacaggccaatggccggctgaccggccctatttcgaacgctgggtgTGGGATCCACATACGCAGGACCTGATTGCCCAGATTGACATGGTCCAACGGCGTGCTGCTAGGTTTGTGACGGCCGACTACAACCAACAGAGCAGCGTAACCCGGATGCTACAAAGTCTACACTGGCAGACACTCTATGAACGTAGGGCCCACAGCAAATCATCATGCTGTACAGGATAGTACATGGTCTTGCAGACATTCCTGCTCCCATCTTCATCAGACCAGACTAGAGGCCACAACCAACAGTTCAAACAACACCACTGCAGAATCCTGTCTTATCAACACAGTTTCTTCCCAAGTGCCATCTTTCTTTCTTGTGGAAATTCCTCCTCTTGTGTAGGAGCACCTCCGTAATCACGGAGTAAAGTTTCAGTTTGGGAGTTCACAAAAACACTCTCCCGACAACATCAAAGTTTCAATCACAAGTATAATGACACTGTAGTCacaaatttacaataattatatccacaaatatatatacaaaagtcAAAGTTCTTCTTCTTGGCGGCGACAAACAAGTGCGATTTTCAGCAAACACGGCAAAACGGAGCAAAACATGCAGTTAATCTTGGTCAGGGAGTGTTACAATATATTCATTCAAGCAACCAGGGCATTCTCTCATTCCATTAGGGAGCACCTCCATAATTGCTCTACCTCCAACACTAAAGCAACTGGGGCAGTATTCAGCATTGGATACCAAACTATCAACATCACTTTCTTCAGAATCAGTCTCAGAGTCAGGCGAGGGTTGATTAACTTGTAAGAATGTCACAGACTTAGTTCCAGGAGGAGTTGGCAGAGACAGAGTAGCCAGAGACTCGGACTCGGGTACGCCGATTAAGTATTCTTCTGGGAGTGGGATGACTGGGAGAGGTACGTCGTcaggttcaagttcaagttttacGTTCAAGTTCGGATGATCAGGCTGGCGGGCAGTGATTTTCAGGTACTGCCTTAACAAAGTTTGTTCAAGTTCACGGGCAGCACGACCAAGTTCAGGTCCAAACGTGGAAGTCGGGGGCGAAAACGCTTCAAGAGGGATAGGCCTACCAAAGCCTGAGGCTGGGGACAAGGTATTGTGTTCTCAAACTGTACAGACGGAGTTTCCTGCCTGTTCTCAGAAACCCCGGAAGTTTCACCAACGGGTTTGTACCACACCACCAACGTTAAATTGAGCCGGTACACACGATGaggaaagtggacttttttcagtAAAGTTTTTCCTAGCTTTCCACTGTTCAAACCTCTTCCGATCTCTTTTCTTTGTAGATGGcgattttttcttctttcttagcTTATTCCCAGTGACATCCGAGGAGTTCAATGGAGTAGGCGTGGCAGTTTCCTCACCTGTTGTACTCAGTTGAACTGACGGTTTTGCCGCGGGTCCTCACATCGTGACTGTGGTAGCGCCGAATATTCAAATCCGGTTTCACTGGTGTTTTCCAAACTATATCCAAGAAAATTTTATTCTTGGTCTGTTTTACCGACCACACGGTTCCACATTTGAAACATTCAACGCCCGCAACACCTGGTTTAATCTTCCAAGTCCTGAGAAAACTGCTGAATCCATGTTTTCTCAGATGTTGTGGACGAGGAGAAAATTCCGGCACGTCCTACACAGTCGGCCATCTCATTGCATCTTCACTACCAATCACTGCGGTGTCAGCTCAGCTCAGTTTTTTACGTTTGATACGGGTACCCGGTTACTCGCCCGAAATTTACATCGGGTACCCGAATACGTCATTACCCGATAGGTCACAGCCTtaatttctaggcaagttggccctactttgtctgcgttatgtgaaaaaggacacgacaatacgtgcaacgcttttgatgttttgggagactgtgagggatccgaaacagcggatgacggagcctattcttgactgtgtaatattccttcaacacaCTGCCGCATGCCGTACGCAATATAGTCaatatacgatggacagatagtatcagtttgtgaatgaggacatcgtataagttcctaaTCCTTGTACATTGTTGTACCACTAGCTGCACTGCTGGGGCGGCTGGTCGgtaactggacatttcatcccctcgcattttcatcccctggacatttcatcccctggacatttcatcccctcatgttaaaacgctattgtagcgttctttgagcgtgacagtaaaaagattgcatatgaatataataattgtttaggatctttagaaggaaataatatctttatttaaaattagtcttatttatccaatgtatgcactGTGTTCTGTATGAGCTATCAGTATTATCACCAGCTGATCATACGTATCAAAATCCATCGCTGGTGTTTGGCAATAGTGCAATCAATTTACCTATTAAGCGGCTTGTAGGCCCCTACACATGTACACGGATGATTCTAATTCAGTATTACGcctagtattattattaaaagtattattattttgttattttaccggggtaggcctatcgttatcattaatatttttattattattatttatattattatactttgtttttgttgttgttgatattagcctggactatttaagctaaagtgtatttcttctctttcttcctgttaaatttatgtatttattgtgtaTTGTTTATGTATCTATAGGctgttaatttatttataattattataattataatttatgtatttattatttattttgtttgtttatttatttattattatttacttagttgttcatCGAACAAAATTACTACCGGTACATTTTTATGGGAACCATGTATCTGTTATGTGGATAGTATGTTATATTCTTATAGTGATCAAATATGTCTGCATACATTGTATAGGCCCTAGggaaggatcatggcaatatttttgtattgtccacttgatgaggtgattagatttagtgcaatgtcatgttatacaataggaacaatagccgtcAGCCGAATGGTTACTTACAGGAAGTTGAACTCTTTCAATCAGTGGAATCTATATACATATAACTATATTGCC
Above is a genomic segment from Amphiura filiformis chromosome 17, Afil_fr2py, whole genome shotgun sequence containing:
- the LOC140137367 gene encoding transmembrane protein 141-like; this encodes MVQIGLRNVDDSQYPDLDLKAYMKCQSQAFTFSTLSFITGGGAGYVISHFLPKIYPKYSKKYNFVVMAGFGVMTSYLAAHFLTQQCQRKYFMSGPPASRGPPTERHSQKVTEGETIQELPAGVISSSEQKTIDNEVLFEQHKGVPKRV
- the LOC140137004 gene encoding uncharacterized protein, with protein sequence MLCGEGDSNPKRFWSYIKSKRCENSGVAPLMKHGVLQSDSTTTCKSNMLNDQFASVFTNEDASDLPDLGISPHPPVPSFSIDTEGVRKLLANIKPHTASGPDNLPAYLLKEAADELAPILCLLFNATVHQGKIPLA